A genomic region of Metopolophium dirhodum isolate CAU chromosome 1, ASM1992520v1, whole genome shotgun sequence contains the following coding sequences:
- the LOC132935388 gene encoding prostatic acid phosphatase-like isoform X2, with product MRSTLLLAAAISLVTTDICLAIDPLAQEYGELVFSSLLYRHGDRAITDLSYPKDPYRNASYWPMGYGQLTNQGKERHYEFGKWIRNRYSDFLPVRYSSEDIYIRSTSVDRALMSAAVNLAGLYAPIADQKWNNKLGTLWQPIPIHSIPRDLDKSLSFGNNCPRFTRDFNNLQNLPEIQRFNEDHQPLYNYLKENSGMNFTDLIDDTLTLYDLLLVETQFNYTLPNWTHSVFPDKLREVSELAFLLPTYTPILKKLSCGVLLNEIVDNMKQKRNGTMQTDFKLWVYSAHDTNVAGLLHSLNVYNHKLPPYTAAVFVELRKNKNSNNTFVVTVSYRNTSTHDPYLLHVPGCDSIACDLDQFIDVVNPILLTDWYKECHKPEENNVLAYFGIIAVILIAVSIIFFMLNKKYFICYCGRNYQKF from the exons ATGCGTTCGACACTACTGCTGGCGGCTGCCATCTCGCTCGTGACCACTGATATCTGTTTGGCCATCGATCCATTGGCCCAAGAGTACGGCGAGCTAGTGTTTTCATCACTG ctTTATAGACACGGTGATCGAGCGATTACTGATTTATCTTACCCAAAAGATCCTTATAGAAACGCATCTTACTGGCCTATGGGTTATGGACAATTGACTAAT caAGGAAAAGAAAGACATTATGAATTTGGAAAATGGATAAGAAATAGATACAGTGATTTTTTGCCTGTTCGATATTCAAGTGAAGATATATACATTCGTAGTACTAGTGTGGATCGTGCTTTAATGAGTGCAGCTGTTAATCTAGCTGGTTTATATGCACCAATTGCAGATCAAAAATGGAACAACAAATTAGGAACTTTATGGCAACCAATTCCAATTCATTCAATTCCACGAGATCTCGATAag TCTTTGTCTTTTGGTAATAACTGTCCTCGGTTCACAAGAGATTTTAATAACCTCCAAAATTTACCAGAAATACAACGATTTAATGAAGATCACCAGCCTTTATACAATTACCTTAAAGAAAACAGTGGCATGAATTTTACTGATTTAATTGATGACACGTTAactttatatgatttattattagttgag acacaatttaactatacattacCCAATTGGACCCATTCTGTATTCCCTGACAAATTAAGAGAAGTTTCTGAATTGGCATTTCTATTGCCAACATATACTCCAATATTGAAGAAACTGAGTTGTG gTGTATTGCTTAatgaaattgttgataatatgaaacaaaaacGGAATGGAACTATGCAAACCGATTTCAAATTATGGGTATACTCAGCTCATGATACCAATGTAGCTGGTTTATTACATTCTTTAAATGTTTACAATCATAAATTACCACCTTATACTGCTGCAGTGTTTGTAGAACTTAGGAAGAATAAAAACTCAAATAATACTTTTGTTGTTACT gtatCATATAGAAACACTTCTACTCATGATCCTTATTTGCTCCATGTTCCTGGTTGTGATTCAATAGCATGCGATCTTGACCAGTTTATTGATGTCGTGAATCCAATTCTACTTACAGACTGGTATAAAGAATGCCATAAGCCTgaagaaaataatgttttggcATATTTTG gaattattGCAGTCATATTGATAGctgtttcaattatattttttatgttgaacaaaaaatatttcatctgTTATTGTGGCagaaattatcaaaaat TTTAA
- the LOC132935388 gene encoding prostatic acid phosphatase-like isoform X1, with translation MRSTLLLAAAISLVTTDICLAIDPLAQEYGELVFSSLLYRHGDRAITDLSYPKDPYRNASYWPMGYGQLTNQGKERHYEFGKWIRNRYSDFLPVRYSSEDIYIRSTSVDRALMSAAVNLAGLYAPIADQKWNNKLGTLWQPIPIHSIPRDLDKSLSFGNNCPRFTRDFNNLQNLPEIQRFNEDHQPLYNYLKENSGMNFTDLIDDTLTLYDLLLVETQFNYTLPNWTHSVFPDKLREVSELAFLLPTYTPILKKLSCGVLLNEIVDNMKQKRNGTMQTDFKLWVYSAHDTNVAGLLHSLNVYNHKLPPYTAAVFVELRKNKNSNNTFVVTVSYRNTSTHDPYLLHVPGCDSIACDLDQFIDVVNPILLTDWYKECHKPEENNVLAYFGIIAVILIAVSIIFFMLNKKYFICYCGRNYQKLYHAVPREETETVDFDQDGRSRVAVSFRMNGVESTSADV, from the exons ATGCGTTCGACACTACTGCTGGCGGCTGCCATCTCGCTCGTGACCACTGATATCTGTTTGGCCATCGATCCATTGGCCCAAGAGTACGGCGAGCTAGTGTTTTCATCACTG ctTTATAGACACGGTGATCGAGCGATTACTGATTTATCTTACCCAAAAGATCCTTATAGAAACGCATCTTACTGGCCTATGGGTTATGGACAATTGACTAAT caAGGAAAAGAAAGACATTATGAATTTGGAAAATGGATAAGAAATAGATACAGTGATTTTTTGCCTGTTCGATATTCAAGTGAAGATATATACATTCGTAGTACTAGTGTGGATCGTGCTTTAATGAGTGCAGCTGTTAATCTAGCTGGTTTATATGCACCAATTGCAGATCAAAAATGGAACAACAAATTAGGAACTTTATGGCAACCAATTCCAATTCATTCAATTCCACGAGATCTCGATAag TCTTTGTCTTTTGGTAATAACTGTCCTCGGTTCACAAGAGATTTTAATAACCTCCAAAATTTACCAGAAATACAACGATTTAATGAAGATCACCAGCCTTTATACAATTACCTTAAAGAAAACAGTGGCATGAATTTTACTGATTTAATTGATGACACGTTAactttatatgatttattattagttgag acacaatttaactatacattacCCAATTGGACCCATTCTGTATTCCCTGACAAATTAAGAGAAGTTTCTGAATTGGCATTTCTATTGCCAACATATACTCCAATATTGAAGAAACTGAGTTGTG gTGTATTGCTTAatgaaattgttgataatatgaaacaaaaacGGAATGGAACTATGCAAACCGATTTCAAATTATGGGTATACTCAGCTCATGATACCAATGTAGCTGGTTTATTACATTCTTTAAATGTTTACAATCATAAATTACCACCTTATACTGCTGCAGTGTTTGTAGAACTTAGGAAGAATAAAAACTCAAATAATACTTTTGTTGTTACT gtatCATATAGAAACACTTCTACTCATGATCCTTATTTGCTCCATGTTCCTGGTTGTGATTCAATAGCATGCGATCTTGACCAGTTTATTGATGTCGTGAATCCAATTCTACTTACAGACTGGTATAAAGAATGCCATAAGCCTgaagaaaataatgttttggcATATTTTG gaattattGCAGTCATATTGATAGctgtttcaattatattttttatgttgaacaaaaaatatttcatctgTTATTGTGGCagaaattatcaaaaat TGTACCATGCCGTGCCCCGGGAGGAGACCGAGACTGTGGATTTCGATCAAGACGGACGGAGTCGCGTAGCCGTCTCGTTTCGGATGAACGGCGTCGAATCGACATCCGCAgatgtgtaa
- the LOC132941980 gene encoding uncharacterized protein LOC132941980 — MHKQEIVLSEPLMSLDPATDLDEPNAKMDLNEGNLSNKISKYNEELTKEMHKQEIVLSEPLMSLDPATDLDEPNAKMDLNEGNLSNKISKYNEELTKEMHKQEIVLSEPLMSLDPGKWVFPLSGSQRHDLVQNGPQQMLDTCDENYPLDNNKRHFSNFHYTRKLSNGETQHRRWLVYSQSQDKIYCFPCTVFSNLQTQMIREGCCDWKHLSTILQRHEKSKEHMVCMIKWVEFDKRIKLGKTIDQENEKRIRESQKHWYNLFEKLINVINFLASHNLSFRGHRESMKLDDSNNSGNFIDLLKLLSKYDHSLQNHFQLINEKQLAQHYLSHDIQNELIKLMSKKVIEEIISKVKLVKYYAFMLDCTRDISRVEQMSIILRFCNTSTGDIEEHFIGFIAVDSTTGEHLTNIILHELKSNGLDIQDCRGQGFDNGANMVGINKGVKTRILNINPKAFFAPCGCHSWNLILVDAAKSSITATTFFGFIQKIYLLFSKSSKRWDLIKDKLKLTLKSLSETRWESRIAAVKAILFQFDDIIDCINILKMQIVDAETLCDCEAILKEMLTFEFIVAIHVWYEILLRVNNISKIWQSVQVNLKMAVDSLNNFCNWIQEYRDIGFNKSIIESRQFIEKSSYEIELNFKNKRIAKKKKMFSYEHTDEPIENVRIMLTIPVSTASAERSFSKLKIIKNYLRNTMTQERLSALAVLSIETKIANNLNYEDILKTFSEAKSRKVHFL; from the exons ATGCACAAACAAGAAATTGTTTTAAGTGAACCACTAATGAGTTTAGACCCAGCTACAGACTTAGACGAACCTAATGCCAAAATGGATTTAAATGAAGGAAATTTAtccaataaaatttcaaaatacaatgAAGAATTGACAAAAGAA ATGCACAAACAAGAAATTGTTTTAAGTGAACCACTAATGAGTTTAGACCCAGCTACAGACTTAGACGAACCTAATGCCAAAATGGATTTAAATGAAGGAAATTTAtccaataaaatttcaaaatacaatgAAGAATTGACAAAAGAA ATGCACAAACAAGAAATTGTTTTAAGTGAACCACTAATGAGTTTAGACCCAGGGAAATGGGTGTTTCCGTTATCAGGTTCACAGCGTCACGATTTAGTTCAAAATGGTCCTCAACAGATGCTAGATACTTGCGATGAAAATTATCCTTTAGACAATAATAAGAGACATTTTTCTAACTTCCACTATACAAGAAAATTAAGTAATGGCGAAACTCAACATCGCAGATGGCTAGTTTATTCTCAATctcaagataaaatatattgttttccgTGTacagttttttctaatttacaaACACAAATGATTCGTGAAGGATGTTGTGACTGGAAACATCTAAGTACAATTTTGCAAAGACACGAAAAGAGCAAAGAGCACATGGTGTGCATGATTAAATGGGTAGAATTTGACAAACGAATTAAACTCGGGAAAACAATAGATCAAGAAAATGAAAAACGGATTCGTGAATCACAAAAGCATTGGtacaatttgtttgaaaaattaattaatgtaataaatttctTAGCCTCACATAATCTATCATTTAGAGGTCATCGAGAATCAATGAAGTTAGATGATAGCAATAACTCTGGAaactttattgatttattaaaattattgtccaAATATGATCATTCATTACAGAACCATTTTCAactaattaatgaaaaacaacTGGCACAACATTATTTGAGTCATGATAtccaaaatgaattaattaaacttatgtctaaaaaagtaattgaagaGATTATTAGTAAAGTAAAACTAGTGAAATATTATGCTTTCATGCTCGACTGCACTAGAGACATAAGTCGCGTTGAACAGATGTccattattttaagattttgtaATACGTCAACCGGTGATATAGAAGAACATTTTATTGGATTTATTGCTGTTGATTCCACAACAGGGGAAcatttaacaaacattattCTACACGAGCTAAAAAGTAATGGTTTAGATATTCAAGACTGTCGTGGACAAGGTTTTGATAATGGCGCGAATATGGTAGGAATAAACAAGGGTGTTAAAAcacgaatattaaatattaatccaaAAGCATTCTTTGCGCCTTGTGGTTGTCACAGCTGGAATTTGATTTTAGTAGATGCTGCTAAGTCTTCCATTACAGCTACAACATTTTTTGgctttattcaaaaaatttatttgcTCTTTTCAAAATCTAGTAAACGATGGGATcttattaaagataaattaaaactaacattAAAGTCTTTATCTGAAACAAGGTGGGAAAGTAGAATTGCTGCAGTCAaagcaatattatttcaatttgacGATATCATtgattgtataaatatacttaaaatgcaAATAGTAGACGCAGAAACTCTATGTGATTGTGAAGccattttaaaagaaatgttaacatttgaatttattgttgCAATACATGTGTGGTATGAAATTTTACttcgtgtaaataatataagtaaaatctGGCAATCAGttcaagttaatttaaaaatggctgttgattctttaaataatttttgcaatTGGATTCAAGAATATCGTGATATAGGAttcaataaaagtattatagaATCTCGCCAGTTCATAGAAAAAAGTAGTTatgaaatagaattaaattttaaaaacaagagAATagcaaagaagaaaaaaatgtttagttatgaACACACTGATGAACCTATAGAGAATG TCAGAATTATGCTCACTATTCCTGTCAGTACAGCTTCAGCAGAGAGAAGTTTTTCGaagcttaaaataattaaaaattacctacgAAATACGATGACACAAGAAAGACTCTCAGCATTAGCAGTTTTGTCCATTGAAAcgaaaattgcaaataatttaaattacgaaGATATACTTAAAACATTTAGTGAAGCAAAAAGCCGAAAAGTCCATttcttgtaa